The Aedes albopictus strain Foshan chromosome 2, AalbF5, whole genome shotgun sequence region agaagataGAAACAATCATGAGCCGATGGATAGTGATGACTCTTCTGAATAATTTAAGGTTTATTCTGTTTGATTTGTCAAAAAATTGGCAACCAtaattgatttcaaaaatttgatTTGAATGTGAAAGAATGTGTTACTATGAAATAAACAAAATCTTATCTTTATTACACTTCATTATTAATCAATTGTTACTTATAATTCCGAACCGTATGCATCAGTGGGATAAACACAGTTGTAAGCTTCAAATCAATTGCTACCATTTTACACAGTATGGATTCTGGCTTATAATATTCAACTTTTGAAGAATTATTTTTAAGTTTAGAACTAAAAATATGCAGAAATGAAGATTTCATTGGTTTGACGAAGAAATCTCgtttttgttttaaaaatcttcCTTTGATTTGTATTCCTTCATCGCTGTTATGAATATCTGTCATTCCTACTAATTTTGAATCCTTGGTTAGGAACCATTTGTTCTTGAAGTCGTTAGTCAGGGTGAACTCAGGAAGACAAATTTTACTGTGTTTCTCATTTTTCTCCACGTGAATAGTCTTTGAGTTATCTGGAATTTGCAATGTACTTGAATTCTTATcatgttcagcttctaaaatacggtttgCTACCTGGACAAGAGGGTTAGGACCTGCTTTTACAAGTTTTTTCACTGaatgcaaacaattttcaaaaggaTATGCCGACAACGTTATCAACGATCCGAATTTTTCGACTTCATCTACGATGTGACAAAGATTATGAATGTTGCTGGATACAAATTCCGTCCCATACAATCTTTTGTACTCGTTAACAAATTGGAGGAACAGTAGGCGTGCGATTGGTAGGAAGTCTTTATACGCATCAACCGAGCAAATTCTAACTGCACAAAATAGCAATAAAAAGTTCTCGTAATATTTGGTAGGTAAGTGATCTTTTAGTAAAACTACTCCCACGTAGTTGAGAAAAATTCTGTACTCTGTACCTTTCCAAAGTGAAATATGGTCTAGAGACCGCATACGACGATGAATTTCGTTTGGCAACTTCAGTACAACAAGTTTAGCTGAAATGTCTTGTTTTTCTTTAGCACTCCATTTAACTTTTCTTGTCATTGATCCGGTTCGCCACGCATTGAGTAGTTTTCGCATTACTCCCAACTCTAGTAAATGTAATGCATCAGCAACGATAACATCCTCCACCATGTTGATTGGTAGTTTTATCAATGGTGACACACCTTGTTGATGATCTGGGTATTGTCCATCACGAAACAGTTGATCATTTCGCAGCTCAGCGTCCATTTTCGGAAACACCATGGTTCGCGCTTCATGGGAATATTTCCCCCTTGTCGTGCATTTAATGCACCCATGTTTACCGTTGAAATTCTTGACGCATTTTATAAATGCCCGAGCGGGTGTGTCACAAATAAATGCGCGGATGCTTAATGAAATTCGGTGACCATTGATGTATACCCCGGAATCCAAAAGTCGTAGTAACTCGTCGACCATCGGTGATAGAAATTGGTTAGCATCTTTTGGTTTACTTCCCCCGTAGTAAATGCCGATAACCATCGGGTGAATGTGGGGAAGCTCATGAATATTGGCAATAATTGGCCAAAAATGGTTTGCACTACTTTTAAAGATTGGAAGCCcgtcaatatttatatttatggaCACATGTCCGTCACAAGTGACGTGTTCAAGTCGATTTTGAAGACTTCTCTCCAAACCATGATGCCAATATTTGCCACCATCGTCGAGCTCCATTACTTCAAGATTCCTGGGAGTTCTCATCAGTGTCCTAGGATCTCTCGGAAGGGTACTTTGCGAATGAGTGTTGAGTATTTCAATCAAGGCCTTCAACGCTGTCTGGGAAATTTGGAATTGAGAGGCCCATTCCCGAATGGCGGATGTTAAGGTTGCTGGAAAGAATTGATAAATTACacctgtagattttttttgttcatattcaATTTCCGCTATTGTATAATACCATCAGAAGGTTCATATTTCGGGCTCTTGTGACCGGGTTCATCAGCTAGTTGTATCTCGTCGGTGAAATTACTACAACTCTTCGACAAACTGCAGTCTGAAGGCATCCGCATCGGCTCCGGTATTTGTATATCAGATTCAACTATTTCTGTAGACAGGTTCTTTTTTTCCTTGTGTTTCTGTAATAATCGACTATATTCCCCGCTTTTACGGATACGAGTCAATTTATTCTTCATCACAAACGAATACATTATGATTTTATACAGAAGTAAATCTTTGTGCTAATTTTCCGATTGTTATTTTGTCTACTTTGACATTATGACTTATTACGATCTCATGTGTAAATATTATAGACTACTCGGATAAACCATGTTGTATGATTTCATATTGTCAAAATTTGTATTCATATGTGATCTCATAAAGGGCATTGGAATTGAATCGTATTCTGTGAATTATAAATCGTATAAGGAAGTGCTTTTGGAATTACATAAATGTCCACATTAAGTTAGAGTTACTTAAGGTGCCAACTGAAATTACTTTAAATTACATAAAAAGGTAAACAAAATGTTTACATTTTAAACAACTCAAACCAATTTAATGTTTCGTTTTATGTAACTTCGATTTATTCTGTACTTTTATACAATTTCAAATTAACACCCTAATACGATCTCTGGTTTGCTGGGTCTCcagaggagatcctccaggaatttgttcgggaatttctccaagaattcctatttatccagggatttctccaagaattcttccggggctctctccaggaactcttttggggattccaccaggaattccaccaggaattcctccgaagatttctccggaaattcatcctggaaattacttcaggaatccctccggggattcccggggaactgcaTAGGTACTGCAGGAATTCTCTAAAATCTCCGGAGGTAGTACCCGttgaacttccgaaagaattccacggcaatttctagaagaactcctgggacatctcccggagaactcctggtggaattgttGGCGAActtttggattaattcctgaggaaattttagttgagtttccgagaaacttctggagaatttcctggaaactcattggggaattccagaCGTACTTATGCAGGAATACCcgtggaacttctccaggaattctcgggCAACTTCAGCTGAAATATTCGAAAATCCCCTTgacgaattcccgatgaactcaaAGAATTTTACGGGAATTtcccgtagttttttttttcggggaacttctggaggaattaatggggaactcctgaaagaattactcaggggaagattttaaaatgcctctataaaatctaaaacaaaatctaattaaaaacggtttgatgtacagtgttagactttggacggactacatattgaacgtataaatttaaatttaatatttttttcttgataaggtaacTTAATttgtccaaagtctaacaccatGCATCAAACCGTttctaattagattttgttttagattttatagaggcattttaaaatcttcccctgtgttaaagggatagggatttttttaaaacatcATCGCTTTTAATCTTCTTCAggatgcaacatcaaatcaccaattgtGATACGGAAATATtgattatattcaactctaccaGCACAAAATCAATCGTCTAACTACCGTTTTACTGAGTTTGTAtagaaaaacagttttgccggatctccgacagagactaagtccatgtaaacaagctcgctgaactgtcattgcacggcttcgtgacgtcatcttgcagtatcctattggCAACACAAGTTGAATACCATGCACCCCCACTAGATTGCTTTGCACCGTTCTCGGCATCGTTGTTGTAGGTGCAACTTTACTCTGAGGAAGTGGAGACGCACGGTGCTCTAGGTCAAGCACTAGGTGCTTGAAATTAATCGGGTTCGTCACTTCTTtcgattcaagtttttttttgcgatttgcAATCACGcaagatttttatttttaaaacacaATGTGACGTCCACCGGACGATACGCGCCTACCATATCATCACCCTGACTCGACCTATAGCGATATATTCGACCTGTGGCTCGTCTAGCCACTGACATTTGCGAAACAATAGATCGAGGACAAAATGCTGATTCACTGAAAGTGTGTTGATGTGCTGATGGAATGCTGTGAAAAATTATCATTTCATAGTGAATTTAGTTTATTACAAGCGAATTTAGTAATATTTGATCGAATATTAAATAATATTGAGCGATTGTGAAGTATATAAGGTGAATCTGTGACGTAGGTTGCGTGAAATTAATAACTTTGTCTTTCGTAGATCATCATCATAACTTCGTTTACTGGATCGAGAAATGCTCTACAAATTTCTCTATAATTGATTATTCTAAACTAAAGGGTATGAACTTGAATCTAAACATACAATGAATTAGTATAATTCCTATCCTGAATTTGTTAAAAAACTATAGGTGCATGCACTCCACATGCAATATTGACTGCTAGGAGGAAGGCCTATACTGAAGAATTGTAGTAGACGATAAGGAGGCACTAAACGTAAGAGTGTTGCTGTATATCTTGTGGCAAAATATTAATCTTGTTCTCATTAAAGGAaattttaaccaaccaaaaatccCTGTGGTGGTTCAATCTTTCGGAAGACATCCCCTCCAGTTGGCGCGGCCAACACAGAAAGTAAGTTTCGGTCACTCTGTGATATTTGCTGGAAACTCAAAGAAAACAGAAGGTCATTGAATTTTTGAGACGGTTTATTCGTAAAAAAATATTGGTAAGTTCTACTTTAGCAAATATATACCTTTAATATATAATAATATTTCCCATTCTTATATCACTATCCCTATAAGGTTGTTCTTCTTTATAATGATCTCTCGTTAGTGAGTTTTGCTGCTTTTCGCAATGGAATAATTTCAAACAAGTTATTttttgctgctactgctgctgctgctgctgcttatcTGTCGCTCGTTCTATAAGATCGCATCTGATGGCTCATAATCTTGTGAAATAGGTTTTTAGTTCTTTGTGGCGTGAACAAAAAAGATCGGTTGCTTGATCTCATCAAGAACCTAAATTTGGTTGGATCAAATACTTTTTGCGGTGTTCATTCCCTTTCGttcgaatgtttctttcaatgAATTTTAATTCCGGAAAAACTCTGCACTAATTCCTAATTTCTTTTCGGTAAAACCGCTTGCTATTCGTTTGCTTGTACTTGCGAGTATTATCATCAACAGCGGTGTGTGTGTGGATTCTACATAATTTATCTCTGAACAGAAGCGATTCCTAGTGTTAATGCATTAAGTAACtcgtttttatttttatatttctttatTAAAACTGGCTGTGAATATGTCATTACATGGTAAACAGTTTGCTGGGAAATTTAAAAGCCTGAACGAAATTAATTGAAACGTAGGTTTCCTCCCgttgttttcttttttctcatCTATTGCTTTGGTGTTCATTTCCGCGATTAAGATAAATTTTCTGTTCCTATTTTTAAAATAGTTCAAACGTTCGAGTTTGCATATCAGTTTTTAACTTGTTTTTGTATTCCTCTTTTTTGTTTCAGCTCGAtctctgaatgtttttttttaaattttgtcacTATTTACATAAGGCATTCGTGCAAATTGAAGCAATTTTCAAACGTTCCCTTAGGAAAGGTAGGTTTCCTCTTTTTTGTTATTCGTTAGCAGTCACTATATCCTACTATTCTATATTTTTAATGTGTTCGGATGTGTATAATAGAGTGATAAATCTATGAACGCGTTATTAGATTCTTTTCGAATAGTAATCATATTATAATGTGTTGTGTCTTTCAGTTTCCGTACTGGATTATTACTTTCTGGTTTTGGATATTCCAATAAGTCTAGTTGTGATTTCAAAATATCGAGTATATCATATTTATGTGGGTTTTCATCATTTTTCGATTCATTCCATAATTTCTATGTATTAGTTGATTATTAAGTCATTTTGCTTTCGTTCTATTGAAAGCGAGTAAATCACATATCCGATGCCGATATTTTCTTACAAAGTCAAATACTGCCGCGTTGCATTGATTGATGAACGAGTTTTACATTTGATTGTGATTCTTTACTGGGACTCTTTGGAAGCAGTCATTGCATTGAATATACTGCCTTGTGCTGCATAGTTTTCTTAAGTTAATAAGGTTTCTCATAGAATATGGGATAACTatactgcacac contains the following coding sequences:
- the LOC134287526 gene encoding uncharacterized protein LOC134287526, producing the protein MYSFVMKNKLTRIRKSGEYSRLLQKHKEKKNLSTEIVESDIQIPEPMRMPSDCSLSKSCSNFTDEIQLADEPGHKSPKYEPSDATLTSAIREWASQFQISQTALKALIEILNTHSQSTLPRDPRTLMRTPRNLEVMELDDGGKYWHHGLERSLQNRLEHVTCDGHVSININIDGLPIFKSSANHFWPIIANIHELPHIHPMVIGIYYGGSKPKDANQFLSPMVDELLRLLDSGVYINGHRISLSIRAFICDTPARAFIKCVKNFNGKHGCIKCTTRGKYSHEARTMVFPKMDAELRNDQLFRDGQYPDHQQGVSPLIKLPINMVEDVIVADALHLLELGVMRKLLNAWRTGSMTRKVKWSAKEKQDISAKLVVLKLPNEIHRRMRSLDHISLWKGTEYRIFLNYVGVVLLKDHLPTKYYENFLLLFCAVRICSVDAYKDFLPIARLLFLQFVNEYKRLYGTEFVSSNIHNLCHIVDEVEKFGSLITLSAYPFENCLHSVKKLVKAGPNPLVQVANRILEAEHDKNSSTLQIPDNSKTIHVEKNEKHSKICLPEFTLTNDFKNKWFLTKDSKLVGMTDIHNSDEGIQIKGRFLKQKRDFFVKPMKSSFLHIFSSKLKNNSSKVEYYKPESILCKMVAIDLKLTTVFIPLMHTVRNYK